A stretch of Jatrophihabitans sp. DNA encodes these proteins:
- a CDS encoding SIMPL domain-containing protein (The SIMPL domain is named for its presence in mouse protein SIMPL (signalling molecule that associates with mouse pelle-like kinase). Bacterial member BP26, from Brucella, was shown to assemble into a channel-like structure, while YggE from E. coli has been associated with resistance to oxidative stress.): MAAAAPVSTPATLDGHTITTRGVGRASGTPDTLTIMIGVSTQASSAKAALDSNNAKSNALLNLLRSSGVAAKDLQTRQLNIHPTYSDKATITGYQVDNMVQATTRDIAGAGALIDAAARAVGNAVRVQQISFSVGDDSALRAQARARAVEQAKAQAAELAKAAGVSLGRIRSLTELMDPGHSISYDMRSAAGAAESVPLQAGQLELIVSVDLVYDIS; encoded by the coding sequence ATGGCAGCAGCCGCGCCGGTCAGCACGCCCGCGACGTTGGACGGCCACACCATCACGACTCGTGGCGTGGGCAGGGCCAGCGGCACCCCCGACACGCTCACGATCATGATCGGCGTCTCGACGCAGGCGTCCAGCGCCAAGGCAGCCCTGGATTCCAACAACGCCAAGAGCAACGCGCTGCTGAACCTGTTGCGATCAAGCGGCGTCGCCGCCAAGGACCTGCAGACCCGCCAGCTGAACATCCACCCGACCTACAGCGACAAGGCAACCATCACCGGATACCAGGTCGACAACATGGTGCAGGCGACGACGCGCGACATCGCCGGCGCCGGCGCGCTCATCGACGCGGCCGCCCGCGCCGTCGGAAACGCCGTGCGGGTCCAGCAGATCTCGTTCTCGGTCGGTGACGACAGCGCCCTGCGCGCCCAGGCCCGAGCCCGGGCGGTCGAGCAGGCCAAGGCCCAGGCCGCCGAGCTTGCCAAGGCGGCCGGCGTCAGCCTGGGCCGGATCCGGTCCCTCACCGAACTGATGGATCCAGGTCACTCGATCAGCTATGACATGCGCTCAGCTGCCGGGGCGGCGGAGTCGGTGCCGTTACAAGCCGGCCAGTTGGAGCTGATCGTCTCGGTCGACCTCGTCTACGACATCAGTTGA